A genomic stretch from Oreochromis niloticus isolate F11D_XX linkage group LG11, O_niloticus_UMD_NMBU, whole genome shotgun sequence includes:
- the pomgnt2 gene encoding protein O-linked-mannose beta-1,4-N-acetylglucosaminyltransferase 2 has protein sequence MRASVAGCRMSVGALVNGLLVSVVAALLWKYSKLSEHAALLEEELHMTQQSQEVSQARIDYHVALQALQEHGTRMVCTGKMHTDRICRFDYLCYCSEAEEFVFFHSNSSVMLPNLGSRRFQPALLDLSSVEDHNTQYFNFVELPAAALKFMPKPVFVPDITLILNRFNPDNLMHVFHDDLLPAYYTMKQYSDLDDEARLVFMEGWGEGPHFDLYRLLSSKQPLLKEQLKNFGKLMCFTKSYVGLSKMTTWYQYGFVQPQGPKANILVSGNEIRQFARALMDKMNITRVEEMEKEGGSAEDEKEKEKKDDYIVVFSRSTTRLILNEAELIMALAQEFQMRVVTVSLEEQSFPSIVQVISGASMLVSMHGAQLITSLFLPRGAAVVELFPFAVNPEQYTPYKTLASLPGMDLHYISWRNTKEENTVTHPDRSWEQGGIAHLDKEEQDRIQASKEVPRHLCCRNPEWLFRIYQDTLVDIPSFLEVLKEGMKTKPSLKKAKVASMVHPGRVREPKCQTSVQTTNEAKLTVSWQIPWNLKFLKVREVKYEVWIQEQGENTYMPYILPQQNYTFSENIKPFTTYLVWVRCIFNKNLLGPFADVLTCRT, from the coding sequence atgcGGGCTTCAGTGGCAGGTTGCAGGATGAGTGTGGGTGCACTTGTTAATGGGCTGCTGGTGTCTGTGGTCGCAGCTCTCCTTTGGAAATATTCCAAGCTGAGCGAGCATGCTGCTCTGTTGGAGGAAGAGCTGCATATGACACAGCAGTCCCAGGAGGTCTCACAGGCCCGTATCGACTACCATGTTGCTCTGCAGGCACTTCAGGAACACGGCACCCGCATGGTCTGCACTGGGAAGATGCACACTGACCGCATCTGCCGCTTTGACTACCTCTGTTACTGCTCTGAGGCAGAGGAGTTTGTGTTCTTCCATTCCAATTCCTCTGTCATGCTGCCTAACCTGGGGTCCAGACGTTTCCAACCTGCCCTGCTGGACTTGTCTTCAGTAGAAGATCACAATACCCAATATTTCAACTTTGTAGAGCTCCCGGCTGCTGCTTTAAAGTTTATGCCCAAGCCTGTGTTTGTACCAGATATAACACTGATCCTGAATCGGTTTAATCCTGATAACCTCATGCATGTATTCCACGACGACCTCCTCCCAGCCTACTATACCATGAAGCAGTATTCAGATTTGGATGACGAGGCTCGTCTTGTGTTCATGGAGGGCTGGGGCGAAGGCCCACACTTTGACCTTTACCGTCTTCTCAGCAGTAAGCAACCGCTTCTCAAAGAACAGCTtaagaactttggaaagctcatgtGCTTTACTAAATCTTATGTTGGCTTGTCCAAAATGACTACCTGGTACCAATATGGGTTTGTCCAACCACAGGGGCCCAAAGCTAACATCTTGGTCTCAGGCAATGAGATCAGGCAGTTTGCCAGAGCTCTGATGGACAAAATGAACATTACAAGGGTAGAGGAGAtggagaaggagggaggaagCGCTGAGGatgagaaggagaaagagaagaaggatGACTACATTGTCGTTTTCAGTCGGTCAACAACAAGACTGATACTGAATGAAGCAGAGCTAATCATGGCGCTGGCCCAAGAGTTTCAGATGAGAGTGGTCACAGTGTCCTTGGAAGAGCAGTCTTTTCCCAGTATTGTACAGGTCATCAGCGGCGCTTCCATGTTGGTCAGCATGCATGGAGCTCAGCTTATTACCTCACTCTTCCTCCCTAGAGGTGCTGCTGTGGTGGAGCTGTTCCCTTTTGCTGTGAACCCAGAGCAGTATACACCATATAAAACTCTTGCCTCCCTTCCAGGCATGGACCTTCACTACATCTCCTGGAGGAACACTAAGGAGGAGAATACTGTCACCCACCCAGACAGATCCTGGGAACAAGGAGGCATTGCTCACTTGGACAAAGAGGAGCAGGATCGGATCCAGGCAAGCAAGGAAGTCCCCAGGCACCTTTGCTGCCGCAACCCAGAGTGGCTCTTCCGGATCTATCAGGACACTTTAGTGGACATCCCGTCCTTTCTGGAAGTCCTCAAAGAAGGCATGAAAACCAAGCCCAGCTTAAAAAAGGCCAAGGTGGCCAGCATGGTCCATCCGGGCCGGGTCAGAGAACCTAAATGTCAAACTTCAGTACAAACCACTAATGAGGCTAAACTCACAGTCTCTTGGCAGATCCCATGGAATTTGAAATTCCTAAAAGTGAGAGAGGTGAAGTACGAGGTGTGGATCCAGGAGCAGGGAGAGAACACCTACATGCCTTATATCCTTCCCCAGCAGAACTACACGTTTTCAGAAAACATTAAGCCCTTCACCACTTACCTGGTGTGGGTTAGGTGCATCTTCAACAAGAATCTCTTAGGCCCCTTTGCCGATGTTCTTACATGCAGGACCTAG